From the Maioricimonas rarisocia genome, one window contains:
- a CDS encoding FmdB family zinc ribbon protein, giving the protein MPIYVYETILPDGEGGEQFELFQQFSDAPLTEHPETGEPVRRVIQPPFIGGSWSDSAMKKNVSDDKKLDRLGFTKYVKAGDGFYEKRAGKGPDVISKDKPIQPKDLK; this is encoded by the coding sequence ATGCCCATCTACGTCTACGAAACCATTCTGCCGGACGGCGAGGGGGGCGAGCAGTTCGAGCTGTTCCAGCAGTTCAGCGATGCCCCGCTCACCGAGCATCCCGAGACCGGAGAACCGGTCCGACGGGTCATTCAGCCTCCGTTCATCGGCGGGTCGTGGTCCGACTCGGCCATGAAGAAGAACGTCAGCGACGACAAGAAGCTGGACCGCCTGGGCTTCACCAAGTACGTGAAGGCGGGTGACGGATTCTACGAGAAGCGGGCCGGCAAGGGGCCGGACGTCATCTCGAAGGACAAGCCGATCCAGCCGAAGGATCTCAAGTAG
- the lptB gene encoding LPS export ABC transporter ATP-binding protein translates to MAILECIGLVKDYPGGKRAVDGVTFDVQPGEIVGLLGPNGAGKTSTFRMTCGLIVPTEGRVLLKGEDVTQWPMYQRARRGMGYLPQDQSIFVKLTVEQNLQAILEFLPHSHRERKEIIDDLLGQFGLEDKRRQIASTLSGGERRRLEIARCLASKPEIILLDEPFTGIDPRTINDIQDIIAQLRDSGIAILLTDHRERETLTITDRNNIICAGEVIVSGSAQTVLNDPRAQDLYFGKRFDATSIIEEQSNFRTDRPEAKAA, encoded by the coding sequence ATGGCCATTCTCGAATGCATCGGGCTGGTGAAGGATTACCCGGGCGGCAAGCGTGCCGTCGACGGCGTGACCTTCGACGTCCAGCCCGGTGAGATCGTCGGACTGCTCGGCCCGAACGGTGCCGGCAAGACGAGTACGTTCCGCATGACGTGCGGTCTGATCGTCCCGACCGAAGGCCGCGTCCTGCTCAAGGGGGAAGACGTCACCCAGTGGCCGATGTACCAGCGGGCCCGTCGCGGCATGGGGTACCTGCCGCAGGACCAGAGCATCTTCGTAAAGCTCACGGTCGAGCAGAACCTGCAGGCCATTCTCGAGTTTCTTCCCCACAGTCACCGCGAGCGGAAGGAGATCATCGACGATCTGCTCGGACAGTTCGGGCTGGAGGACAAGCGGCGACAGATTGCCTCGACGCTTTCGGGTGGTGAGCGGCGGCGGCTGGAAATCGCCCGCTGCCTGGCCAGCAAGCCGGAAATCATTCTGCTGGACGAGCCGTTTACGGGGATCGATCCACGGACGATCAACGACATTCAGGACATCATTGCGCAGCTGCGGGACAGCGGCATCGCGATTCTGCTGACCGACCACCGCGAGCGGGAAACGCTGACGATCACCGACCGCAACAATATCATCTGTGCCGGTGAAGTCATCGTCAGTGGCAGTGCCCAGACAGTGCTGAACGATCCGCGGGCGCAGGATCTGTACTTCGGGAAGAGGTTCGACGCCACGTCGATCATCGAAGAGCAGTCGAACTTCCGGACGGATCGCCCCGAAGCCAAAGCGGCCTGA